In one Streptomyces sp. NBC_00597 genomic region, the following are encoded:
- a CDS encoding ATP-dependent helicase, which yields MTSPSDRSERRRTRTPDAYRLVRSGPQRVDPPVLDAAQQAVVDHAGGPLLVLAGPGTGKTTTLVEAAAARVEAGVDPARILILTFSRKAAVELRDRAALRLGGARAPQATTFHSFCYGLVRAHQDTDLFADPLRLLSGPEQDVTVRTLLEGQRQIRSIRWPDDLRAALTTRGFADEVRAVLARARELGLGPSALDAFATRLGRPDWKAAAAFLSEYLDVLDMQGTLDYAELLHRAVLLAERTPSLALAYDVIYVDEYQDTDASQLRLLRALAGPAGTLVAFGDPDQSIYAFRGADINNILDFEASFPGAAVHALTVGRRSGANLLAATRLLTSRMPVPRLPAVAVRAHRGLEPTREGGRVEVFTYPTAGAELDNIADVLRRAHLEDGVPWQDMAVLVRSGGRTLPAMRRALISAGVPAETDGTDTPLRHEPAIAPLLTALRVAATPLPAVEDAATTPRTAAGDDSGLLGQPQVGGSADGPAPDAGGVETGETGETAHDSGVSGRGTSAAESGLPADVGSEGTGPLPGASPDLAEPAAAVAPGPAADAAHGGAAHADAVPAAGDATGSVLADGPVDGSDEAATAAGDGVDAGWVGVEAALVLLGSPLGGMDAADLRRLGRALRDEERAAGIKVPAPSDVLLARALAEPERLVAHDPAYARGAQRLGLLLRKARELLQGGGTAEEALWTLWDGTSWPDRLERQARRGGAGGRNADRDLDAVCALFDTAARAEERTGGRGALNFLEQLEAEDIAADTLTTRATRSEAVRLMTAHRSKGLEWSLVVVAGVQEGLWPDLRRRGSLLEADRIGRDGLAEPLTPGALLAEERRLFYVAATRARDRLVVTAVKAPAEDGDQPSRFLTELGVSPKDVAGRPRRPLAVPALVAELRATTVDPDASPALREAAARRLARLAALTDEDDRPLVPAAHPQRWWGLYEPTASTVPLRDRDRPVALSGSALDQLANTCSLQWFLGREVKADAPSTAAQGFGNVVHVLADEVASGRTPADLAVLMERLDSVWDALAFDAPWKSRQEKDNARAALERYLRWHTTDRGGRAAVATEHSFDVTLEAGDYAVRIRGSMDRVESDPQGRAYVVDFKTGKAAPTKDEVARHPQLAVYQLAVREGAVDEVFDGVRPDAGGAELVHLRQGAAVRDGGDAVPKIQAQQPLDGEWVGDLLATAAGRVLDERFAPAAGRHCDHCSFRSSCTARPEGRQTVE from the coding sequence ATCACCTCTCCATCCGACCGCTCCGAGCGGCGGCGTACGCGGACCCCTGACGCGTACCGCCTCGTGCGCAGTGGGCCGCAGCGGGTGGATCCCCCTGTTCTGGACGCAGCACAGCAGGCGGTGGTTGATCACGCAGGCGGACCGCTTCTCGTCCTGGCCGGGCCGGGCACCGGGAAGACGACCACGCTGGTCGAGGCGGCCGCGGCCCGCGTCGAGGCCGGGGTGGACCCCGCCCGGATCCTGATCCTCACCTTCAGCCGCAAGGCGGCGGTGGAGCTGCGCGACCGGGCCGCCCTGCGGCTCGGCGGGGCGCGCGCCCCGCAGGCGACCACGTTCCACTCCTTCTGTTACGGACTGGTCCGCGCCCACCAGGACACCGACCTGTTCGCGGATCCGCTGCGGCTGCTGTCTGGCCCGGAGCAGGACGTGACGGTCCGCACCCTGCTGGAGGGACAGCGGCAGATCCGGTCCATCCGCTGGCCCGACGACCTGCGGGCCGCCCTGACCACGCGCGGCTTCGCCGACGAGGTCCGCGCCGTCCTCGCCCGCGCCCGCGAGCTGGGCCTCGGCCCGTCGGCGCTCGACGCGTTCGCGACCCGGCTGGGCCGCCCGGACTGGAAGGCGGCGGCCGCGTTCCTCTCCGAATACCTGGACGTCCTGGACATGCAGGGCACGCTGGACTACGCGGAGCTCCTGCACCGGGCGGTCCTGCTCGCGGAACGCACTCCGTCGCTCGCCTTGGCCTACGACGTGATCTACGTGGACGAGTACCAGGACACGGACGCCTCCCAGCTGCGGCTGCTGCGGGCCCTGGCCGGGCCGGCGGGCACGCTCGTCGCGTTCGGCGACCCGGACCAGTCGATCTACGCGTTCCGCGGCGCCGACATCAACAACATCCTGGACTTCGAAGCCTCCTTCCCGGGCGCGGCGGTCCACGCCCTGACGGTGGGCCGCCGCTCCGGCGCGAACCTCCTCGCGGCGACCCGCCTCCTGACCTCGCGCATGCCCGTCCCGCGTCTCCCCGCAGTGGCGGTCCGCGCGCACCGCGGCCTGGAGCCGACGCGGGAGGGTGGCCGGGTCGAGGTGTTCACGTACCCGACGGCGGGCGCCGAGCTCGACAACATCGCCGACGTCCTGCGCCGGGCGCACCTGGAGGACGGCGTGCCGTGGCAGGACATGGCCGTCCTGGTCCGCTCCGGCGGCCGCACCCTCCCCGCGATGCGCCGCGCACTGATCTCGGCGGGAGTCCCTGCGGAGACGGACGGCACGGACACCCCCCTCCGCCACGAACCGGCGATAGCCCCCCTCCTCACGGCCCTCCGCGTCGCCGCCACCCCCCTGCCTGCGGTCGAGGACGCCGCCACCACCCCCCGGACCGCCGCAGGCGATGACTCCGGCCTGCTCGGGCAGCCGCAGGTCGGCGGTTCCGCCGACGGCCCGGCGCCGGACGCCGGAGGCGTCGAGACGGGCGAGACGGGCGAGACCGCTCACGATTCCGGGGTGTCTGGCCGGGGGACCTCCGCCGCCGAGTCCGGCCTGCCGGCAGATGTCGGTTCCGAGGGGACCGGTCCGCTGCCGGGGGCTTCGCCCGACCTCGCCGAGCCCGCCGCCGCAGTCGCCCCCGGGCCCGCCGCAGACGCCGCGCACGGGGGCGCCGCGCACGCAGATGCCGTTCCCGCCGCCGGCGACGCCACCGGGTCCGTCTTGGCCGACGGGCCGGTGGACGGCTCCGACGAGGCCGCGACCGCCGCAGGCGACGGCGTCGACGCGGGGTGGGTCGGGGTCGAGGCGGCCCTGGTGCTGCTCGGGTCGCCGCTCGGCGGGATGGACGCCGCCGACCTCCGCCGGCTCGGCCGCGCCCTGCGCGACGAGGAGCGGGCAGCCGGCATCAAGGTGCCGGCACCGTCCGACGTGCTGCTCGCGCGCGCCCTAGCCGAGCCCGAACGGCTCGTCGCCCACGATCCCGCGTACGCCCGCGGAGCCCAGCGCCTCGGACTGCTCCTGCGCAAGGCCCGGGAGCTCCTCCAGGGCGGCGGCACCGCCGAAGAGGCCCTGTGGACCCTGTGGGACGGGACCTCCTGGCCCGACCGGCTGGAGCGCCAGGCACGCCGCGGCGGCGCCGGCGGCCGCAACGCCGACCGTGACCTCGACGCCGTCTGCGCGCTCTTCGACACCGCCGCCCGCGCCGAGGAGCGCACCGGCGGCCGCGGCGCGCTCAACTTCCTCGAACAGCTCGAAGCCGAGGACATCGCCGCCGACACCCTCACCACCCGCGCCACCCGCTCCGAGGCCGTCCGCCTCATGACCGCCCACCGTTCCAAGGGCCTGGAGTGGTCCCTCGTCGTCGTGGCCGGCGTACAGGAGGGGCTCTGGCCCGACCTGCGCCGCCGCGGCTCCCTCCTCGAAGCCGACCGCATCGGCCGCGACGGCCTCGCCGAGCCCCTCACCCCCGGCGCGCTCCTCGCCGAGGAACGCCGCCTCTTCTACGTCGCCGCCACCCGCGCCCGCGACCGCCTCGTCGTCACCGCCGTCAAGGCCCCCGCCGAGGACGGCGACCAGCCCTCGCGCTTCCTGACCGAGCTCGGCGTCAGCCCGAAGGACGTCGCCGGCCGGCCCCGCCGCCCCCTCGCCGTCCCCGCGCTCGTCGCCGAGCTGCGCGCCACCACCGTCGACCCCGACGCCTCGCCCGCACTCCGCGAGGCCGCCGCCCGCCGGCTCGCCCGCCTCGCCGCGCTCACCGACGAGGACGACCGTCCGCTGGTTCCCGCCGCGCACCCGCAGCGCTGGTGGGGGCTGTACGAGCCCACCGCCTCCACGGTCCCGCTGCGCGACCGGGACCGGCCCGTCGCCCTCTCCGGCAGCGCCCTGGACCAGCTCGCCAACACCTGCTCCCTCCAGTGGTTCCTGGGCCGCGAGGTCAAGGCCGACGCCCCCTCCACCGCAGCCCAGGGCTTCGGCAACGTCGTCCACGTCCTCGCCGACGAGGTCGCCTCCGGCCGCACCCCCGCCGACCTGGCCGTCCTGATGGAACGCCTCGACTCCGTCTGGGACGCCCTCGCCTTCGACGCCCCCTGGAAGTCCCGCCAGGAGAAGGACAACGCCCGCGCCGCCCTGGAGCGCTACCTGCGCTGGCACACCACCGACCGCGGGGGCCGGGCGGCCGTCGCCACGGAGCACTCGTTCGACGTCACGCTCGAAGCGGGTGACTACGCCGTTCGGATCCGGGGTTCCATGGACAGGGTCGAATCGGACCCCCAGGGGCGTGCGTACGTCGTCGACTTCAAGACCGGCAAGGCCGCGCCCACGAAGGACGAGGTCGCGCGGCATCCCCAGCTCGCCGTGTACCAGCTCGCCGTGCGCGAAGGCGCCGTCGACGAGGTCTTCGACGGGGTGCGCCCCGACGCGGGCGGCGCCGAACTGGTGCACCTGCGCCAGGGCGCCGCCGTGCGGGACGGCGGTGACGCGGTGCCCAAGATCCAGGCGCAGCAGCCGCTCGACGGCGAATGGGTCGGGGACCTGCTCGCCACCGCCGCCGGCCGGGTCCTGGACGAGCGCTTCGCGCCCGCCGCCGGCCGGCACTGCGACCACTGCTCCTTCCGCAGCTCGTGCACCGCCCGCCCCGAGGGCCGCCAGACCGTCGAGTGA
- a CDS encoding UvrD-helicase domain-containing protein — protein sequence MSARPSVLTDPEQLKELLGIPFTPEQLACITAPAAPQVIVAGAGSGKTTVMAARVVWLVGTGAVAPEQVLGLTFTNKAAAELAERVRKALARAGISDPDPSPAEADAAGGEPRISTYHAFAGQLLKDHGLRIGLEPSARLLADATRFQLAARVLREAPGPYPALTKSVPDLVSDLLALDGELSEHLVTPAQLRRYDTELLDTLATTKLSNDDLRKIPEAVRGRLELLELTERYRAAKRSRDLLDFSDQIALSAQLATTRPEVGTLLREEFRVVLLDEYQDTSVAQRLLLSGLFGGGAGHAVTAVGDPCQAIYGWRGASVANLDDFPEHFSHADGSPATRFSLSENRRSGGRLLDLANGLAAPLRSMHEGVEALRAAPGEEQAGTVRCALLNTHAEELEWLADSVAHLVRTGTEPREIAVLCRSARDFAQIQAVLVARDVPVEVVGLSGLLHLPEVADLVAVCEVLQDPGANASLVRLLIGPRWRIGARDLALLGRRARQLIGRAPGEVDPDERLAAAVEGVDPAEVVSLADALETFLDGSGSGSGGVGGGGGAGQGAAADDLPFSAAARVRFAHLAQELRDLRRSLADPLMDVLHRVLAVTGLDVELSASPHALAARRRESLSGFMDVAAGFASLDGEASLLAFLGFLRTAVQYEKGLDHALPGGENTVKVLTAHKSKGLEWDVVVVPDLCAGSFPKEKAPEPWTSYAKVLPYALRGDAATLPGDPALTSAGLKSFKAALKEHKAVEELRLGYVTFTRPRSLLLASAHWWGPTQKKRRGPSAFLTSLYDHCAAGHGEIEAWAQEPAPDTENPSLATESTPDRSWPLPLDPDSLALRRAAAALVESHLATPAPDPDPAPDPYLWPPDCEEPRPAADDLWAPDDPTGAAVPRERTAAPAADDLWAPDEATGAAVPHPRVGAPDGGDLWTADEAWAVPAGADAASVPHPRTGAGAPPGEGSGAAGPTPDDGAAVPGVRGGAPVSGRGGVGEGLPPGNVPWPADDPWSEGPGFDDPRIDEPWSDNPRADHPRPGHPRSDAPRSGHPRSDAPRSDEPRSDEPRSDGPRADEPWSDGPWSDAPRAGGPAPGSTPPPGGTDPYAGAGAAAGADGTGPYRPGTPPGDRPRTARTGHTALTPEEARAVASWDRDLDALEGELRRARAAVRDVELPAALSASQLMRLAADAQGFARDLARPMPKPPQPAARQGTRFHAWVESRFDELPLPLLDVLDPATELPGSDQEIADEADLDSLKAAFERSEYAERTPHRMEVPVQLTLAGRVVRGRIDAVYRNPDGSYEIVDWKTGRTTEADPLQLAVYRLAWAEATGTPLDGVTAAFLHVRSGRVIRPRNLPDRARLERILQGKSDTDSGPQPDS from the coding sequence GTGTCCGCGCGTCCGTCCGTCCTCACCGACCCCGAGCAGCTCAAGGAGCTCCTCGGCATCCCTTTCACGCCCGAACAGCTGGCCTGCATCACCGCCCCGGCCGCCCCGCAGGTCATCGTGGCCGGCGCCGGCTCCGGCAAGACCACGGTCATGGCGGCCCGCGTGGTCTGGCTGGTCGGCACCGGAGCGGTCGCGCCCGAGCAGGTCCTCGGCCTCACCTTCACCAACAAGGCCGCCGCCGAACTCGCCGAGCGCGTGCGCAAGGCCCTCGCGCGGGCCGGCATCAGCGACCCGGACCCTTCCCCGGCCGAGGCCGACGCGGCCGGCGGCGAGCCCCGCATCTCCACCTACCACGCGTTCGCCGGCCAGCTCCTGAAGGACCACGGCCTGCGCATCGGCCTGGAGCCCAGCGCCCGGCTGCTCGCCGACGCCACCCGCTTCCAGCTCGCCGCGCGCGTGCTGCGCGAGGCCCCCGGACCGTACCCGGCGCTCACCAAATCCGTCCCCGACCTGGTCAGCGACCTGCTCGCGCTCGACGGGGAGCTCTCGGAGCACCTGGTCACCCCGGCGCAGCTGCGCCGGTACGACACGGAGCTCCTCGACACCCTCGCCACCACCAAGCTCAGCAACGACGACCTGCGCAAGATCCCGGAGGCCGTGCGCGGCCGCCTCGAACTGCTGGAGCTGACCGAGCGCTACCGCGCCGCCAAACGCTCCCGCGACCTGCTCGACTTCAGCGACCAGATAGCCCTCTCCGCGCAGCTCGCCACCACCCGCCCCGAGGTGGGGACGCTGTTGCGCGAGGAGTTCAGGGTGGTCCTGCTCGACGAGTACCAGGACACCTCCGTCGCCCAGCGGCTACTGCTGTCCGGGCTGTTCGGCGGGGGCGCCGGGCACGCCGTGACCGCCGTCGGCGACCCCTGCCAGGCGATCTACGGCTGGCGCGGTGCGTCCGTGGCCAACCTCGACGACTTCCCCGAGCACTTCTCGCACGCCGACGGCAGCCCCGCCACCCGCTTCTCGCTCAGTGAGAACCGGCGCAGCGGCGGGCGCCTCCTCGACCTGGCCAACGGGCTGGCGGCCCCGCTCAGGTCCATGCACGAGGGTGTCGAAGCGCTGCGCGCGGCGCCGGGGGAGGAGCAGGCCGGCACCGTCCGCTGCGCCCTGCTGAACACGCACGCCGAGGAGCTGGAGTGGCTCGCGGACTCGGTCGCGCACCTGGTCCGTACGGGGACGGAGCCGCGCGAGATCGCGGTGCTGTGCCGGTCCGCGCGGGACTTCGCGCAGATCCAGGCCGTGCTGGTGGCCCGGGACGTGCCGGTGGAGGTCGTCGGCCTGTCGGGCCTGCTGCACCTCCCGGAGGTCGCGGACCTGGTCGCGGTGTGCGAGGTGCTCCAGGACCCGGGCGCCAACGCCTCCCTCGTCCGGCTCCTCATCGGCCCGCGCTGGCGGATCGGCGCCCGTGACCTGGCCCTGCTGGGCCGCCGGGCGCGGCAGCTGATCGGCCGCGCGCCGGGCGAGGTGGACCCGGACGAGAGGCTCGCCGCGGCGGTGGAGGGCGTGGACCCGGCGGAGGTCGTCTCGCTGGCGGATGCGTTGGAGACGTTCCTGGACGGCAGCGGCAGCGGCAGTGGCGGCGTAGGCGGGGGCGGCGGCGCCGGGCAGGGCGCGGCCGCGGACGACCTGCCGTTCTCCGCGGCTGCCAGGGTCCGCTTCGCGCACCTCGCCCAGGAGCTGCGCGACCTGCGGCGTTCGCTCGCCGACCCGCTGATGGACGTACTGCACCGGGTGCTGGCCGTGACCGGCCTGGACGTGGAACTGTCGGCTTCGCCGCACGCGCTGGCGGCCCGGCGCCGCGAATCGCTGTCCGGCTTCATGGACGTCGCGGCCGGCTTCGCGTCCCTCGACGGCGAGGCCTCCCTGTTGGCCTTCCTCGGCTTCCTGCGCACGGCGGTCCAGTACGAGAAGGGCCTGGACCACGCCCTGCCCGGCGGGGAGAACACGGTGAAGGTGCTCACCGCCCACAAGTCCAAGGGCCTGGAGTGGGACGTGGTGGTGGTCCCGGACCTGTGCGCGGGCTCGTTCCCCAAGGAGAAGGCCCCGGAGCCGTGGACTTCGTACGCCAAGGTCCTGCCGTACGCGCTGCGCGGCGACGCGGCGACCCTTCCCGGCGATCCGGCGTTGACCTCGGCGGGGCTGAAGTCCTTCAAGGCCGCCCTGAAGGAGCACAAGGCGGTGGAAGAGCTCCGCCTCGGCTACGTCACGTTCACCCGGCCCCGCTCGCTGCTGCTGGCCTCCGCGCACTGGTGGGGCCCGACCCAGAAGAAGCGGCGCGGCCCCTCGGCGTTCCTGACCTCCCTGTACGACCACTGCGCGGCGGGCCACGGCGAGATCGAAGCCTGGGCGCAGGAACCGGCCCCGGACACGGAGAACCCGTCGCTCGCCACGGAGTCCACCCCGGACCGGTCCTGGCCCCTGCCCCTGGACCCGGACTCGCTGGCCCTGCGCCGTGCGGCGGCGGCCCTGGTCGAGTCCCACCTGGCCACCCCCGCGCCGGACCCGGACCCCGCCCCGGACCCCTACCTCTGGCCCCCGGACTGCGAGGAGCCCCGGCCGGCCGCGGACGACCTCTGGGCCCCGGACGACCCCACCGGCGCAGCCGTGCCCCGCGAGCGGACCGCCGCGCCGGCCGCGGACGACCTGTGGGCCCCGGACGAGGCCACCGGCGCGGCCGTGCCGCACCCGCGCGTCGGAGCACCGGACGGCGGCGACCTGTGGACGGCGGACGAGGCCTGGGCCGTACCCGCGGGGGCCGACGCGGCATCCGTCCCGCACCCCCGCACCGGGGCCGGCGCGCCGCCCGGCGAAGGGTCCGGGGCCGCAGGCCCGACCCCGGACGACGGCGCAGCCGTACCCGGGGTCCGGGGCGGAGCCCCGGTTTCGGGAAGGGGCGGGGTAGGGGAAGGGCTTCCACCCGGCAACGTCCCGTGGCCCGCCGACGACCCCTGGTCCGAAGGGCCCGGGTTCGACGACCCTCGGATCGACGAGCCCTGGTCCGACAACCCCCGGGCTGACCACCCCCGGCCGGGCCACCCCCGGTCCGACGCCCCTCGGTCCGGCCACCCCCGGTCCGACGCCCCTCGGTCCGACGAGCCCCGGTCCGACGAGCCCCGGTCCGACGGGCCCCGGGCCGACGAGCCCTGGTCCGACGGGCCCTGGTCCGACGCGCCCCGGGCCGGAGGGCCCGCGCCCGGTTCGACCCCGCCGCCCGGGGGCACCGACCCGTACGCAGGCGCAGGCGCAGCCGCCGGCGCGGACGGCACCGGCCCGTACCGCCCCGGTACGCCGCCCGGCGACCGGCCCCGCACCGCCCGTACGGGCCACACCGCCCTCACCCCCGAAGAGGCACGGGCCGTCGCCTCCTGGGACCGGGACCTCGACGCCCTGGAGGGCGAGCTCCGTCGCGCCCGCGCCGCCGTGCGCGACGTCGAGCTCCCGGCCGCGCTCTCCGCCAGCCAGCTCATGCGCCTCGCCGCGGACGCGCAGGGCTTCGCACGCGACCTCGCCCGCCCCATGCCCAAGCCCCCGCAGCCCGCCGCCCGCCAGGGCACCCGTTTCCACGCCTGGGTCGAGTCCCGCTTCGACGAGCTCCCCCTGCCGCTCCTCGACGTCCTCGACCCGGCCACCGAGCTGCCCGGCTCAGACCAGGAGATTGCCGACGAGGCCGACCTCGACTCCCTCAAGGCCGCCTTCGAGCGCAGCGAGTACGCCGAGCGCACGCCCCACCGCATGGAGGTCCCGGTCCAGCTCACGCTCGCCGGCCGGGTCGTCCGTGGCCGGATCGACGCGGTGTACCGCAACCCCGACGGCTCGTACGAGATCGTCGACTGGAAGACCGGCCGCACCACCGAGGCCGATCCGCTCCAGCTCGCCGTCTACCGCCTGGCTTGGGCGGAAGCCACCGGCACGCCCCTCGACGGGGTCACCGCCGCCTTCCTCCACGTCCGCAGCGGCCGCGTGATCCGGCCCCGGAACCTCCCCGACCGGGCGCGCCTTGAGCGGATCCTCCAAGGCAAATCGGACACGGACAGTGGCCCGCAACCCGACAGTTAG
- a CDS encoding dipeptidase, translating to MSETPADSVVRTYIDAHRATFLDDLAEWLRIPSVSAQPEHADDVRRSAEWLAAKLKETGFPVTEVWETPGAPAVFAEWPSADPDARTVLVYGHHDVQPAAVADGWHTDPFEPVVKDGRMYARGAADDKGQVFFHTLGVRAHLAATGAEAPAVHLKLLIEGEEESGSPHFRALVEREAERLATDIVIVSDTGMWSETTPTVCTGMRGVADCEIDLHGPDQDIHSGAFGGAVPNPATVAARLVAALHDADERVTIPGFYDNIAELTDEERALIAELPFDESEWLRTARSHAAAGEKGYSTLERVWARPTAEVNGIGGGYQGPGGKTIVPASAHLKLSFRLVSGQDPYEVEAAVRDWVAARIPEGIRHSIVFGAPTRPCLTPLDHPALQSVVRAMGRAFGEKVRFTREGGSGPAADLQDVLDAPVLFLGISVPSDGWHSPNEKVELDLLMKGVETAAYLWGDLAAGHGHPV from the coding sequence ATGAGCGAAACCCCGGCGGACAGCGTCGTCCGCACGTACATCGACGCGCACCGCGCGACTTTCCTCGACGACCTCGCCGAGTGGCTGCGCATCCCCTCCGTCTCGGCCCAGCCCGAGCACGCGGACGACGTACGTCGCAGCGCCGAGTGGCTCGCCGCGAAGCTCAAGGAGACCGGCTTCCCGGTCACGGAGGTCTGGGAGACCCCCGGCGCGCCCGCCGTCTTCGCCGAGTGGCCGAGCGCGGATCCGGACGCCCGGACCGTCCTCGTCTACGGGCACCACGACGTGCAGCCCGCCGCCGTCGCCGACGGCTGGCACACCGACCCGTTCGAGCCGGTCGTCAAGGACGGCCGGATGTACGCGCGCGGCGCCGCCGACGACAAGGGGCAGGTCTTCTTCCACACCCTCGGCGTACGGGCCCACCTGGCCGCGACCGGCGCAGAGGCGCCCGCCGTGCACCTGAAGCTGCTCATCGAGGGCGAGGAGGAGTCGGGCTCCCCGCACTTCCGTGCCCTGGTCGAGCGGGAGGCGGAGCGCCTCGCCACCGACATCGTGATCGTCTCCGACACCGGCATGTGGTCAGAGACCACGCCCACCGTCTGCACCGGCATGCGCGGCGTCGCCGACTGCGAGATCGACCTGCACGGGCCCGACCAGGACATCCACTCGGGCGCCTTCGGCGGGGCCGTGCCCAATCCGGCCACCGTCGCCGCCCGCCTGGTCGCGGCGCTGCACGACGCCGACGAGCGGGTCACGATCCCCGGCTTCTACGACAACATCGCCGAGCTCACGGACGAGGAGCGGGCGCTGATCGCCGAGCTGCCGTTCGACGAGTCCGAGTGGCTGCGCACGGCGAGGTCGCACGCCGCCGCGGGAGAGAAGGGCTACTCCACCCTGGAGCGGGTCTGGGCCCGCCCGACGGCCGAGGTCAACGGCATCGGCGGCGGCTACCAGGGCCCCGGCGGCAAGACCATCGTGCCCGCCTCCGCCCACCTGAAGCTCTCCTTCCGGCTGGTGTCCGGGCAGGACCCGTACGAGGTGGAGGCGGCGGTCAGGGACTGGGTCGCGGCCCGCATCCCGGAAGGGATCCGCCATTCCATCGTCTTCGGCGCGCCCACCAGGCCCTGCCTGACGCCGCTGGACCACCCGGCGCTCCAGTCCGTCGTGCGGGCCATGGGCCGGGCGTTCGGCGAGAAGGTCCGCTTCACCCGCGAGGGCGGCTCCGGACCCGCGGCGGACCTCCAGGACGTACTGGACGCGCCCGTGCTGTTCCTCGGCATCTCCGTGCCGTCCGACGGCTGGCACTCGCCGAACGAGAAGGTCGAGCTGGACCTGCTCATGAAGGGCGTCGAGACGGCCGCCTACCTGTGGGGCGACCTGGCCGCCGGCCACGGGCACCCCGTCTAA
- the nudC gene encoding NAD(+) diphosphatase: MEVPVSTHTEHPISLAAPSGIDRAAHHRLDEAWLAAAWSHPTTRVFVVSGGQVLIDDTPDGETGIVMTPAFEAPVTETHRYFLGTDDDGVRYFALQKDSLPGRMDQSARPAGLREAGLLLGPRDAGLMVHAVALENWQRMHRFCSRCGERTVVAAAGHIRRCPGCGAEHYPRTDPAVIMLVTDEHDRALLGRQVHWPEGRFSTLAGFVEPGESIEQSVVREVWEEAGIKVGEVEYVASQPWPFPYSLMLGFTARATTTEITVDGEEIQEARWFSREELRAAFESGEMVPPSGISIAARLVERWYGEPLPRPLA, translated from the coding sequence TTGGAAGTACCTGTGAGCACCCATACCGAGCACCCGATCTCGCTCGCCGCGCCCAGCGGGATCGACCGCGCCGCGCACCACCGCCTCGACGAGGCCTGGCTCGCGGCCGCCTGGAGCCACCCGACGACGCGCGTCTTCGTGGTCTCCGGCGGTCAGGTCCTGATCGACGACACCCCCGACGGGGAGACCGGGATCGTGATGACCCCGGCCTTCGAGGCCCCGGTCACCGAGACGCACCGCTACTTCCTGGGCACCGACGACGACGGCGTACGGTACTTCGCGCTCCAGAAGGACTCGTTGCCGGGCCGGATGGACCAGTCGGCCCGCCCGGCCGGCCTGCGCGAGGCCGGGCTGCTGCTGGGCCCGCGCGACGCCGGGCTGATGGTGCACGCGGTGGCCCTGGAGAACTGGCAGCGGATGCACCGCTTCTGCTCGCGCTGCGGCGAGCGCACGGTGGTCGCGGCCGCCGGGCACATCCGCCGCTGCCCCGGCTGCGGAGCCGAGCACTACCCGCGCACCGACCCCGCGGTGATCATGTTGGTCACCGACGAGCACGACCGCGCGCTGCTGGGCCGCCAGGTGCACTGGCCGGAGGGGCGCTTCTCGACGTTGGCCGGGTTCGTGGAGCCGGGCGAGTCGATCGAGCAGTCGGTCGTCCGCGAGGTGTGGGAGGAGGCGGGCATCAAGGTCGGCGAGGTCGAGTACGTCGCCAGCCAGCCCTGGCCGTTCCCGTACAGCCTGATGCTGGGCTTCACGGCGCGCGCCACCACCACCGAGATCACGGTCGACGGCGAGGAGATCCAGGAGGCCCGCTGGTTCTCCCGCGAGGAGCTGCGTGCCGCGTTCGAGAGCGGCGAGATGGTGCCCCCGTCGGGGATCTCCATCGCGGCGCGGCTGGTCGAGCGCTGGTACGGGGAGCCGCTGCCGCGTCCGCTCGCGTAA
- a CDS encoding mycoredoxin, giving the protein MQDTGSVTMYSTTWCGYCRRLKTQLDREGIAYNEINIELDPESAAFVEKANGGNQTVPTVLVVSPAGAESVMTNPSLAQVKQALAV; this is encoded by the coding sequence ATGCAGGACACGGGTTCCGTCACGATGTACAGCACGACCTGGTGCGGCTACTGCCGTCGGCTGAAGACCCAGCTGGACCGGGAAGGCATCGCGTACAACGAGATCAACATCGAGCTGGACCCCGAGTCCGCGGCGTTCGTCGAGAAGGCGAACGGCGGCAACCAGACCGTTCCGACCGTCCTCGTGGTGTCCCCGGCCGGGGCCGAGTCGGTCATGACGAACCCGAGCCTGGCCCAGGTCAAGCAGGCCCTCGCCGTCTGA